Proteins encoded within one genomic window of Ranitomeya variabilis isolate aRanVar5 chromosome 4, aRanVar5.hap1, whole genome shotgun sequence:
- the LOC143766578 gene encoding uncharacterized protein LOC143766578 isoform X2 yields MEQVLSSDSLLTTKENQSHKLSIKKQTAPKAKRPFSRSECGNCFPLEKSFLKHNKIHTAENRFSCFKCGRCFNHKLNLVKHQRTHTGKKQFSCLECGKCSNMKAHFNCHQRAHTREKPFSCPECGKCFVKKSRLLRHQRVHTGEKPFSCSECGKCFLWKSNLVVHQRSHTGEKPFSCSVCGKCFHHKSDFVTHQRTHTGEKPFSCSECGKCFNQKSHLTKHQRTHTGEKPFSCSECGKCFNRKDCLDGHQRTHTGDKPFSCSDCGKCFNRKSELVKHQRSHTGEEMPFSCSECGKFFNQKSDLVKHQRTHTGEKPFSCSECGKCFNRKGHLDGHQRTHTGEKPFSCSECGKCFNQKKHLDVHQRTHTGEKPFSCSECGKCFNRKEHLDGHQRTHTGEKPFSCSECGKCFKRKDHLEGHQRTHTGEKPFSCSECGKCFNCKSDSVKHQRTHTGEKPFSCSECEKCFSHKSYLAKHQKTHTGEKPFSCSECGKCFNRKGHLDGHQRTHTGEKPFSCSKCGKCFNRKEHLDCHQRTHTGEKPFSCSECGKCFNRKSDLVTHQRTHTGEKPFSCSDCGKCFKQKKHLEGHQRTHTEKKPFSCSECGKYFNHKWSLVIHHQRTHKGEKLF; encoded by the coding sequence ATGGAAcaagtcctgtcttctgattcattactgactactaaggaaaatcaaagtcacaaattaagcattaaaaaacaaactgctcctaaagcaaagaggcCATTTTCACGTTCAGAATGTGGAAATTGTTTTCCCCttgaaaagtcttttcttaaacataACAAAATTCATACAGCGGAGAACAGATTTTCTTGTttcaagtgtgggagatgttttaaccataaattaaatcttgttaagcaccagagaactcacacagggaagaaacaattttcatgtttagaatgtggcaaatgttctaACATGAAAGCGCATTTTAATTGCCACCAGAGagctcacacaagggagaagcctttttcatgtccagaatgtgggaaatgttttgtgaagaaatcacgTCTTCTTAGGCACCAAagagttcacacaggggagaagccattttcgtgttcagaatgtgggaaatgttttttatggaaatcaaatcttgttgtccaccagagaagtcacacaggggagaagccattttcatgttcagtatgtgggaaatgttttcaccataaatcagattttgttacacaccagagaacccacacaggggagaagcctttttcctgttcagaatgtgggaaatgttttaaccagaaatcacatttgactaagcaccagagaacccatacaggggagaagccattttcctgttcagaatgtgggaaatgttttaaccggaaagattGTCTTGatggccaccagagaacccacacaggggataagcctttttcctgttcagactgtgggaaatgttttaaccggaaatcagaattggttaagcaccagaggagTCACACAGGGGAGGagatgcctttttcctgttcagaatgtgggaaattttttaaccagaaatcagatttggttaagcaccaaagaacccacacaggagagaagcctttttcatgttcagaatgtgggaaatgttttaatcggaaagggCATCTTGATGGCCACCAGAGAacccatacaggagagaagcccttttcctgttcagaatgtgggaaatgttttaaccaaaaaaagCATCTTGATGTCCACCAGAGAacacacacaggagagaagccattttcctgttcagaatgtgggaaatgttttaatcgaaaAGAGCATCTCGatggccaccagagaacccacacaggagagaagcccttttcatgttcagaatgtgggaaatgtttcaagcGAAAAGATCATCTTGAgggccaccagagaacccacacaggggagaaacctttttcctgttcagaatgtgggaaatgttttaactgtaaATCAGATtcagttaagcaccagagaacccatacaggggagaagcctttttcctgttcagaatgcgaAAAATGTTTTAGCCATAAATCATATCTTGCTAAGCACCAgaaaactcatacaggggagaaacccttttcctgttcagaatgtgggaaatgttttaatcggaaagggCATCTTGatggccaccagagaacccacacaggagagaagcccttttcctgttcaaaatgtgggaaatgttttaaccgaaaagAGCATCTTGATTgccatcagagaacccacacaggagagaaacctttttcctgttcagaatgtgggaaatgttttaatcgtaaatcagatttggttacgcaccagagaacccacacaggagagaagcccttttcctgttcagactgtgggaaatgttttaaacaaaaAAAGCATCTTGAgggccaccagagaacccacacagagaagaagcctttttcctgttcagaatgtggaaagtaTTTTAACCATAAATGGAGTCTTGTCATACACCATCAGAGAACCCACAAAGGAGAGAAGCTTTTTTAA